A section of the Candidatus Nitrosacidococcus sp. I8 genome encodes:
- the ubiD gene encoding 4-hydroxy-3-polyprenylbenzoate decarboxylase has protein sequence MKYRDFRDFLNKLEKEKELKRIRVEIDPYLEMTEICSRALHSKGPALLFENPKNSSIPVLGNLFGTPRRVALGMGENSVSALREIGELLAFLKAPDPPRGIKEVWENLPIFKKVLHMAPKIVKSAPCQEIVLEGSAVDLGKFPIQTCWPKDVAPLITWGLVVTKGPHKPRQNMGIYRQQVIAPNKVIMRWLAHRGGALDYQDWQRVYPGKSFPIVVVLGADPATILSAVTPIPDTLSEYAFAGLLRGSKTELISSLGSELQIPASAEIVLEGYLNPGEEAPEGPFGDHTGYYNEVESFPVFTIERITHRHNPIYHSTYTGRPPDEPAILGVALNEVFIPILQRQFPEITDFYLPPEGCSYRMAVVTMKKQYPGHAKRVMFGVWSFLRQFMYTKFVIVTDDDINARDWKDVIWAMTTRIDPARDCTIIEDTPIDYLDFASPVSGLGSKIGFDATHKWQGETTREWGEAIVMSKEVRQKIDNIWNQLGL, from the coding sequence ATGAAATATAGAGATTTTCGTGATTTTCTAAACAAATTAGAAAAAGAAAAAGAATTAAAACGAATCCGGGTAGAAATAGATCCGTATTTGGAAATGACTGAAATTTGTAGCCGAGCTTTACATAGCAAAGGACCGGCACTGCTTTTTGAAAATCCAAAAAATTCCTCTATACCTGTACTTGGCAATTTATTTGGTACTCCTCGCAGAGTAGCACTTGGAATGGGGGAAAATTCAGTATCTGCTCTTAGGGAGATAGGAGAGTTACTTGCTTTTCTAAAAGCCCCTGATCCTCCTCGGGGGATAAAAGAAGTATGGGAAAACCTACCTATCTTTAAAAAAGTGCTACATATGGCACCTAAAATCGTTAAATCAGCTCCCTGCCAAGAAATTGTCCTTGAAGGATCGGCCGTTGATCTAGGAAAATTTCCTATTCAAACTTGCTGGCCTAAAGATGTAGCCCCTCTGATTACTTGGGGCTTAGTGGTCACCAAAGGCCCCCACAAGCCCCGGCAAAATATGGGTATTTATCGCCAACAAGTGATTGCTCCTAATAAAGTGATTATGCGCTGGCTTGCTCATCGAGGAGGAGCTTTAGATTATCAAGATTGGCAGCGAGTTTATCCAGGAAAATCTTTTCCTATCGTTGTTGTGCTAGGAGCTGACCCTGCCACTATCTTAAGTGCAGTGACCCCAATTCCTGATACTTTATCGGAGTATGCCTTTGCAGGCTTATTACGAGGTTCAAAAACAGAACTCATCTCCTCTTTAGGTAGTGAATTACAAATTCCAGCCAGTGCAGAAATTGTATTAGAAGGTTATTTAAATCCTGGAGAAGAAGCTCCTGAAGGTCCCTTTGGGGATCACACGGGATATTATAATGAGGTAGAATCTTTTCCTGTTTTTACGATTGAGCGTATTACTCATCGCCATAATCCTATCTATCATAGCACTTACACTGGTCGCCCTCCAGATGAGCCAGCTATTTTAGGTGTTGCACTTAACGAAGTTTTTATCCCTATTCTGCAGCGGCAATTTCCAGAAATCACTGATTTTTATCTACCTCCAGAAGGATGTTCCTATCGGATGGCTGTAGTTACGATGAAAAAACAATATCCTGGTCATGCAAAGCGGGTTATGTTTGGGGTTTGGTCTTTTTTACGTCAATTCATGTATACAAAATTTGTAATTGTGACTGATGATGATATTAATGCTAGGGATTGGAAAGATGTAATTTGGGCAATGACTACTCGTATAGATCCAGCACGAGACTGCACTATTATTGAAGATACGCCAATTGACTACTTAGATTTTGCCTCACCTGTTTCAGGATTAGGGTCAAAAATTGGTTTTGATGCCACTCATAAATGGCAAGGAGAAACAACCAGAGAATGGGGAGAGGCTATTGTTATGAGTAAAGAGGTAAGACAAAAAATAGATAACATTTGGAATCAATTGGGGCTGTAA
- the smbP gene encoding small metal-binding protein SmbP: MKKLIGLIAGVLLSLSVYATGGHVADAAEHAKAAANAATSEEVTAHATEAMTHAKAGGGNPHTAAGVKSLQDALDHAKIGHTDAAKKSAAEAATHLKAAIS; the protein is encoded by the coding sequence ATGAAGAAACTTATTGGTTTAATTGCTGGTGTATTGCTATCTCTTTCTGTATACGCAACCGGTGGGCATGTAGCTGATGCAGCTGAACATGCTAAAGCTGCAGCTAATGCTGCTACCTCAGAAGAAGTGACTGCCCATGCAACAGAGGCAATGACCCATGCTAAGGCTGGAGGCGGCAATCCACATACTGCAGCTGGCGTAAAAAGCCTACAAGATGCTCTTGATCATGCCAAAATAGGTCATACTGATGCAGCTAAAAAATCAGCTGCTGAGGCTGCTACTCATCTAAAAGCAGCTATAAGCTAA
- a CDS encoding Rho-binding antiterminator, whose translation MSGYIPISCDLHDRLEILATYGKSCSIVYQEENGGSLEVNDKIVDIYTKNKEEFILLGSNQFIRLDRLITVDGQPYKG comes from the coding sequence GTGTCAGGTTATATTCCTATTAGTTGCGATCTTCATGATCGCCTAGAAATACTCGCTACTTATGGTAAGTCTTGCTCTATTGTTTACCAAGAAGAAAATGGAGGCAGCTTAGAAGTAAATGATAAAATCGTAGATATTTATACAAAGAATAAAGAAGAATTTATATTACTTGGTTCAAACCAATTCATTCGCTTAGATAGATTGATTACTGTGGATGGGCAACCCTATAAAGGATAA
- a CDS encoding CDP-alcohol phosphatidyltransferase family protein has protein sequence MFSIHPPWEIRLAIFVAKLFHNSWINPNHITTLRFTTGIGSAFLFSGGEYLYLAAWLWILTGFLDHVDGELARISGKQSNFGHFYDLTVDAITTTVLFLGIGWGLSNSYLGQWAPVMGLLEGIAIAATFLIRNVIEQKAGKEAIKLPNFFGFEAEDALYSLLIFVWLDKLPLIVWIGVFLMPCILIAVSWQYLNMKKNSEVKK, from the coding sequence ATGTTTTCTATTCATCCTCCTTGGGAAATACGTCTTGCTATTTTTGTTGCAAAGTTATTCCATAATAGTTGGATTAACCCTAATCATATTACGACACTACGTTTTACTACAGGGATAGGTTCTGCATTTTTATTTAGTGGAGGAGAGTATCTTTATCTTGCAGCTTGGCTATGGATTCTAACTGGATTTCTTGATCATGTGGATGGAGAACTGGCTAGAATCAGTGGTAAACAATCCAATTTTGGGCATTTTTATGATCTAACAGTAGATGCAATCACTACTACTGTTTTATTTTTAGGCATTGGTTGGGGACTTAGTAATTCCTATTTAGGACAGTGGGCTCCTGTTATGGGATTGTTAGAAGGTATCGCAATTGCAGCAACCTTTCTAATTCGTAATGTAATTGAGCAAAAAGCAGGGAAAGAGGCAATTAAACTTCCTAATTTTTTCGGTTTTGAAGCAGAAGATGCTTTATATTCACTTCTTATTTTCGTCTGGCTTGATAAACTACCTTTAATAGTATGGATAGGCGTTTTTTTGATGCCATGTATTCTGATAGCAGTTAGCTGGCAGTACCTAAATATGAAAAAAAATAGTGAAGTTAAAAAATAA